The segment ATATTAATGGGCAGCTTGGTGATTTGACTAAAGGCTTGAATCAAAGTGCTGATGGGCTTGACCAAGTGTCAGATGGCTTGAATTCAGCAACAGATTATCTGTCAGGATTATCAAAAAATGACCAAAATCAATTTTATTTGCCGCAGGAAGTGCTAGAAAGTGATGACTTCAAAGGGGCATTGGATACTTACTTATCTAAAGATAATAAAATTATGACAATGGACGTAGTCTTTTCAGCAAATCCTTATTCCAATGAAGCAATTGACCAAGTTGACGACATCAAGGATACAGTGGAAAAGGCAACAGCAGGAACAAAATTAGAAAACGCGGAAGTAGCAGTTGGCGGCATTACGAGCACAAATGCGGACTTACGTGCAATGTCTAATGAGGATTATTCAAAAACGGTGTTGTGGATGCTTGTCGGTATCGGAATTGTCCTTATCTTCTTATTCCGTTCCATCATCATGCCAGCATATATTATCGGTTCTCTTATTCTTACATTCTATACAGCAATGGGAATCAATGAAGCCATCTATGTAAATCTGTTAGGATATACGGGTATCAGCTGGGCTGTTCCGTTCTTCGGATTTGTTATTCTTGTCGCGCTTGGAGTAGATTACAGCATCTTTTTGATGGATCGTTTTAATGAATACAGAGATTTATCTATCGGGGAAGCGATGCTTGAAGCGATGAAGAAAATGGGAACTGTTATCATTTCAGCAGCAGTCATTTTAGGAGGAACATTTGCGGCGATGATGCCATCAGGTATGCTTTCACTGCTGCAAATAGCAAGCATTGTATTAGTTGGCTTGTTCCTTTATGCATTAATTATTCTCCCGCTATTCATCCCAGTAATGGTTAAGAATTTCGGTGAAGCAAACTGGTGGCCATTTAAAAGGCCTAATAAAGAATAAAAAGAAAACGGGAATCATTTGATTCCCGTTCTTTTTTATTAAGAAGCTGCTTTATTATTTTGATTAAGCTTACTGTTTCTATAACCGTATGTGATGTAAATAACTAAACCGATTGTCAGCCATACAGCAAAACCTTTCCATGTAAATGCGCTTAATTGAAGCATTAAGTATACACAGAAAATAACAGCTAAGCCTGGAATAATCGGAACCAATGGTGTTCTGAAGCCCCTCTTTAAATCAGGCTGTTTAACTCTTAATACGATAACACCTAATGATACTGCAGAAAATGCAAATAATGTCCCGATATTTGTCAGCTCTGCTAGTTGATTAAGCGGGACAAGCCCTGCGAAAATAGCAACTAATGCAGAGGTAACCCATGTACTGACAATTGGTACTTGGCTCTTTGGGCTTACCTTTTGCAAAGGTTTCGGTAAAAGGCCGTCTTTGCTGATTGCATAGAACAGACGAGTTTGACCGAACATCATCACCATTAAAACAGTTGTTATCCCAATGATTGCACCAAGTGAGATAAGACCAGCAGCCCAGTTTTGGTTAATAAAGCTTAAAGCAAATGCTACTGGGTCTTTAACATCAAGTTGTGCGTAAGGCACGATTCCAGTCAAAATTAACGATACGATAATATAAAGAATTGTACAAATACCTAATGCAGTGATAATACCGATTGGCAAGTTACGCTGCGGATTCTTTACCTCTTCAGCAGCTGTGGAAACAGCATCGAAGCCGAAGTATGCGAACACAACGACTGCTGCACCAGTTGCAACACCCTGGAAGCCGTATGGTGTAAATGGTGTCCAGTTTTCCGGTTTTACGTACCAAATACCAACAGCAATAAACAATAGAACAACTGCGAGTTTGATAATAACCATAATGATGTTCATCTTGGATGATTCTTTAATGTCTCTAGTTAAAACAAGTGTAATGATAAAAACAATCACAATGGCAGGAATATCGATATAAGTACCTGCTGAAGGGTTATAAGCGCTTGTCATAAAGGTCGGCAGATGTATGCCAAAACGCCTTGGAAGTAACCTGACCAACCGCTGGCAACGGCGGCAGATGCGAGTCCGTATTCCAGCACTAAGTCCCAGCCGAGTATCCAAGCAATTACTTCTCCAAAAGCTACATAACTGTATGTGTAAGCACTTCCTGATTCAGGTATCATGGATGCGAACTCGGAATAGCATAGTGCTGCAAATGTACAAGCAAGTCCGGCGATGATAAATGAAAGAATAAGTGCAGGTCCAGCATATTTTGCTGCTGCAACACCTGTCAGAACAAATATGCCTGTCCCGACAATTGCTCCGACACCAAGCATTGTTAAATCGAAAGCGCCTAAGACTCGATTTAATGAAGTGACCGAGCTAGTGGCGACAGCTTTTTTACGAAAGATATTCATTGAAACCTCCTGATGTCGAAATATATCGAATTTTGTCTAAAGGTGAAACTTTTGTCCAGTTTACTAAGAATTTAAAAAACTGTAAAGAGGAAATTTTCTAAAAATAAAAAAATACTTCTCGAAAAGGCGATTATGCCGCCATTGCAGAAAAATAAATCCATAATTTACTAGTTAGTAGGAAGAAAGGACAAATGTTGAATAAGGGTAATCCTGTTTTTGGTGATAACAATCCTTCAATCAAAATTAAAATAAACTTGTTATTTTGCTCAACTAAATTGATAATAAAGATAATAGGGTTATTATGAAAAAAAATTCGGGGATGGTATGGAAGAAATTACATTTCTTTGGAAATCATAGCAACCTTCGTTAGATCGTTTAATTTATTGGTGTCAGGAGTCCTTTTTATGGGTGAGTACAAAAATATTTTTGCTAACAAGGATGTAAAAAGATTTTTTATTCTTGTTTTGTTTGCAGCCGTTCTTTATGCAGTAAGCAGCATGATTAATTTAATTTTATTTACATTCATCTTTGCTTTTTTGATGGATCGGATTGTGCAAGTATTCTCCAAAAGACTTCCGATTAAGCGGAGCATCATTGTCATCGCCTTATATATTATTGTTATAGGAGCGCTTGTTTATGGAATTTCTGCTTACTTGCCTGTCTTTATTTATGAGATACAACAATTAGTGCGTAATATTATCCGTTTTTATATGAGGCCGAATGATAATCCGGTTATCAGTTATATAATGGATACAATTAGCCGATATCAGGTATTCAGCTATTTAGAGCAAGGCTTTTCCTTCGTACTTGGTTATTTTAAAAACATAGGAAAGCTTGGTCTGCAGGTCTTTTTGGCAATTATTTTAAGCCTTTTCTACCTATTAGAAAAGGACCGGCTTAAGAATTTCTCTCATAGGTTCAGTGAAAGTAAGATTGCCCCGCTCTATTTAGAATTGCAATACTTTGGACGGAAGTTTGCGGGCACTTTCGGTAAGGTAATTGAGGCACAGTTTATCATTGCTTTAGTAAACTGCGGCTTAACGACAATCTCTTTATACTTTTTAGGTTTTCCACAGCTATTTGGAATTGCGATGATGATTTTTCTTTTAGGCTTGATTCCTGTTGCAGGTGTCATCATTTCGTTGATTCCATTATGTATCATTGCTTTTTCAATTGGTGGTATTGCGAAGGTAGTTACAGTCATCATTATCGTTATGGTAGTGCATGCTATCGAGGCGTATATACTTAATCCGAAGCTTATGTCATCTAAAACAGACTTGCCAGTATTCTTTACATTTATTGTGTTGATTTTCTCAGAGCATTTTTTTGGTGTATGGGGACTGATTGTCGGAATTCCAATTTTTATTTTCCTATTGGATATTTTAGAGGTAGGGGATAAAAAGCAAAAGTAAGAAAAGGACAGGTGTGATTTTTGCACTTGTTTTTTTTTATTTGTTCATACCTGTCATCTTTCGCTGGTACGCGACAAGATATGAATCAAGTATCTGGCTGATCCTAATTGTATTGGGACTTGAGAATCCCTCATTTGATGCTGTTTTTACCAATTCGCTTCTTAAATGGTCTATCATTCGCAGCAATTCCTTGATATCTTCGTTTTCCCTTGAAAGGTTTGGCATTTTGGCAGGCTCCTTGGATTTGAACTTACTTTTTGCATGTTACCAAAATAAGGGGGAAATAAAAAGTATTTTTCTGCCTGTATGTCGTGAAATGAAGGAAATTAGTTCTTTTATACTGATTAGAGGTATTTGTTCAAAAAAAAAGAAAGCTTAATAGCTTTCTTTTTAAAAGAATACAATAATGATAATAACTGCAACTACTATACGATAAATGGCGAATGGCACCAATTTAATTCTGTTTATTAATTGCAGGAAGAACTTGATTGAAATCAGTGCAAATATAAAAGCAGCGATAAAGCCTGCGATAAAAAACGGCAAGGCATCTGTAGTAATGTATTCCCAGTTTTTCAATAATGATAAGAAGCTTGCTCCTGCCATGATTGGCACTGCCATAATGAAGGTAAAGTCAGCTGCAGCACGATGGCTTAATCCCAGCAGCACTCCGCCTGAAATCGTTGAGCCAGAACGGGAAAAACCAGGCCATAATGCGATACATTGGAACAGGCCAATTAAAAAGGCTTGTTTATTAGTAATTTGGTCGACTGTTTCAACAGTCGGCTTTTTTCTTTTTTGGGTGAAATCTGCGATTATCATTAAGATTGCTCCAGCAATAAGTGCATAAACGACTGTCTCAATTCCAAAAAGCTTTGAATCAATATAATCTTCGAAAAGAAAACCAAGAATAGCTGCAGGTAATAAACCAATAATAACCTGTACAAGGCTTAATTTTGGTCCAACAATTTTCTTACCGTTAATATCCTTTTTAAGGCCTAGCAAATTCATAAAACGGTCCCAGAAAAGAATAACAACAGCCAAGATTGAACCTAATTGGATGACAACCTTAAAGGTATTGGCTACCGCAGGGTTAAACAATTCCTCTGATTTAAGCAGCAAATCATCCACGATAATCATATGGCCAGTGGAGGAAACAGGCGCAAATTCTGTAAGCCCTTCTACAATCCCCAAGATGATGGCAACTACTATTTCCCATAAAACGTCCAAACTATCCACTCCTAATGCTATATATGTATTTTAGTTTCTTTGGTTTCGTGTGCATGTCCTAAACTATCATAACAAATTTACCAGAAAAGAAACACTCCCATTTATTTGGGTAGCTATCCCTTTTTTTATAGGATTTAGGAACTATTGTAACGCACCAATATAATGACGAGAAAAAACCTAAAAGGGTTTCACTTTAACTCCTTTTTACAATAAAATAAGAAGATATGAACAGATTAGAGGTAATGATGATGACATTGGAACATCAAGGCGCAATATCTGTCGGAGATGCATTTATAGACTATCTATCGATTGATGAGAATAACGATAAATATGATAAACGGCTTGGAGGAGCATCTGTGAATGCAGCTGTACATTTAAGCAGGTATAAAATGGAAAGCTATTATGTCACAAAGCTAGGATACGGCCAAGACAGTCAGTTTGTGAAAGAAGAATTAAAGAAGGAGTCTGTTAAGCTTGATTATAGTGTACATACGCAAGCAAAAAAGCTTCCTTGTGTTTATATCCATTTAGATCGAAATGGCGACAGGACTTTTCATGCATACGTGAATGAAACACCTGATGATGTGCTTACCATCGAGGATATCCAAAAGGATGCTTTTGTGAACAGGCAGCTGTTTTACTTTGGATCAGGAACCTTGTTTCATGAAAAAGCTAGGGAGGCAACTGTCAAAGCTCTAAAAGCAGCTGAAAAACACGGTTCTTTCATTAGCTTTGATGCGAATATCCGTTTGAAAAGATGGGAAAGTGAAGAGGATTGCAGAAGCACGATTATGTCTTTGTTGCTTAATGCTGATATTATCAAGCTTTCTGAAGAAGAGCTACTTTTCTTAATGGAAGAAACCAGTCTTGAAGCTGCGCTTGAAAAGGCAACCAAAATTCCCGTTCCCCTTATTTATGTGACAGTAGGCAAAGAAGGAGCATATGTTATTTTTCAAGGACAAATAGAATTTATTAGAGGCAAAGTAGTAGACGCAATCGACACAACAGGCGCCGGTGACGCTTATATGGCTGCAGTCCTGTATTGTATCCATACGTATGGCTTTCCTGCAACCGTTAAAGAAGCAGTTGGTTATGGTTATAACGGGAATATAATGGGGGCATTAGTTGCAACAAAAGCAGGTTCACTTCCTGATATCGGCAACTATTGTCATATTGTAGACGAGTTATTTATAAAGCCAGACAAAATGAAAACAGTGAAATCCAGCTTTAAATAAAGCTGGATTTTTCTTATGTGACGTTTTATATCATCGAATGTTAAATATACTGGATTATTAGTCAGAAAATTCAGTATAATAAAGGTGGCATAGATTTAATTGGAGGGGATAAAGTTGACGAACATTTTATTATCTTTAAGTGATGGCTTTATAGAGGAAAAAAGAAAGCTGGAAAAGGAATTAATAAATCTTGGGGCAACAGTCAAAAGTATTACGACAAAGAAGGAGAGCATATCTGGTTATCTTCATGATGCCGAAATAATTGTGACAGGTGTGGAAAATATGGATAGAAAGACGATTGAAGCTGCACCAAATCTTAAATATATTTCTAAATTCGGTACTGGGATTGATAATATTGATATAGATGCAGCAGCAGAAAGCGGCATTATTGTGACGAATACTCCTGGTCAAAATGCATCGTCTGTTGCAGATTTGACCATTGGCTTAATGTTGTCCATTGCCAGAAATTTACCCAATTCCAATGACCTTGTTAAAAACGGAGGATGGAAGCTTCATATAGGTAATGAAATAGAAGGAAAGCGGCTAGGAATTATTGGATTTGGAGAAATTGGGAAAAAAGTAGCGAAGAGGGCGACTGATTTTGATATGGATATTGTCGCATTTGCAAATTATAAGGATGAAGCGGAAGCACAAAGGCTAGGGGTGCAATTTTTCAGTCTTGAAGAGCTGTTAAGCACAGCGGACTATATTGTGATTAGCACAAATCTCAAAAAAGCAACCTACCATTTGATAAACGAAGAACGGCTTGCTTTAATGAAGAATTCTGCGTATTTAATCAATATTTCAAGAGGAGATTTAATAGATGAAAAGGCACTTATCCGCAGTTTAAAAGCGGAGCAGATCAAAGGAGCAGCATTAGATGTGTTTAGCAGTGAGCCTCCAGACCTAGAATTGGCTCAGCTTAACAATGTTGTCTGCACTAGTCATATCGGCGGAGCAACAGAGGAATGCTCGAAAAGAATCGGGAATGCTATTTTGCATAACATTAGAAATTACTTACAAAGTGAGGAATTACAACATATAGTTACAAAAAATGACTAAAATGAATATTTTTTATAGATAATTTATTCAGAAAAATTTATTTTTTTGCTATAATGAAACTAGGTATTTTGATTTATAAGAATATTTTTATAAATAGACCAAAAGGAGTAGTTTTAATGAAAAGCAAAATAAGTAAATTTTTCAAAAGGAAAGAAGGTGGAAGTAAAAAAGCAGATCCTAAGAGAAAATGGACGATGAAGGCTAAAAAAGTACAACCAAATAGAAAGAAAAAGAAGTTTATTTCTATTCGAAAAAAACTTATATTATCCTTCCTTACTATTCTTCTGATTCCAAGCTTAATCATTTCCGTCGTGTCTTATATGATAGCAAAAGAAAAAATTGAGCAAAACTTGATTATCTCCTCACATGAAAGTGTCAAGTTTATCCACAATGAGATTGCTACCATAACAACAAAAAAAGAGCAGGATGCTACTTTCTTGGCAAATGCAATCAGTGGATCGATGCTTAATGGTGATAGGGATGAAATAAGAAGAATATTCACCCAGTACTTAGGGCAAAACCAAGATGTTCTTAATGTTTATTACGTGAGGGAAGACGGCGAAGTATACAGAAACGCAAACCAAGAAGTGCCTGCTGGGATGGATGCCTTAAATCAAAGCTGGTATAAGGAAGCCCTTGATTCATATGGAAATGTCGTAATGCTTCAGCCGCGAGAGGATGAGCAGACTAGAAATTCTATTGTTACATTTTCAAAGGTTACATATGACAAAAAAGGCGTTATTGCCATTGATTTGAAGATTAGTTCATTAACAGATATGGTTAGAGGCTCAAAGATTGGCGAACAGGGTTATATGATTCTTCTTGATGCCCAAGGAAACTATATCTATAAGCCTAACTCAAAAGCTAATTCAAAATCGGATGACAACGC is part of the Niallia taxi genome and harbors:
- a CDS encoding phosphoglycerate dehydrogenase → MTNILLSLSDGFIEEKRKLEKELINLGATVKSITTKKESISGYLHDAEIIVTGVENMDRKTIEAAPNLKYISKFGTGIDNIDIDAAAESGIIVTNTPGQNASSVADLTIGLMLSIARNLPNSNDLVKNGGWKLHIGNEIEGKRLGIIGFGEIGKKVAKRATDFDMDIVAFANYKDEAEAQRLGVQFFSLEELLSTADYIVISTNLKKATYHLINEERLALMKNSAYLINISRGDLIDEKALIRSLKAEQIKGAALDVFSSEPPDLELAQLNNVVCTSHIGGATEECSKRIGNAILHNIRNYLQSEELQHIVTKND
- a CDS encoding AI-2E family transporter, translated to MGEYKNIFANKDVKRFFILVLFAAVLYAVSSMINLILFTFIFAFLMDRIVQVFSKRLPIKRSIIVIALYIIVIGALVYGISAYLPVFIYEIQQLVRNIIRFYMRPNDNPVISYIMDTISRYQVFSYLEQGFSFVLGYFKNIGKLGLQVFLAIILSLFYLLEKDRLKNFSHRFSESKIAPLYLELQYFGRKFAGTFGKVIEAQFIIALVNCGLTTISLYFLGFPQLFGIAMMIFLLGLIPVAGVIISLIPLCIIAFSIGGIAKVVTVIIIVMVVHAIEAYILNPKLMSSKTDLPVFFTFIVLIFSEHFFGVWGLIVGIPIFIFLLDILEVGDKKQK
- a CDS encoding aspartyl-phosphate phosphatase Spo0E family protein, with amino-acid sequence MPNLSRENEDIKELLRMIDHLRSELVKTASNEGFSSPNTIRISQILDSYLVAYQRKMTGMNK
- a CDS encoding undecaprenyl-diphosphate phosphatase; translated protein: MDVLWEIVVAIILGIVEGLTEFAPVSSTGHMIIVDDLLLKSEELFNPAVANTFKVVIQLGSILAVVILFWDRFMNLLGLKKDINGKKIVGPKLSLVQVIIGLLPAAILGFLFEDYIDSKLFGIETVVYALIAGAILMIIADFTQKRKKPTVETVDQITNKQAFLIGLFQCIALWPGFSRSGSTISGGVLLGLSHRAAADFTFIMAVPIMAGASFLSLLKNWEYITTDALPFFIAGFIAAFIFALISIKFFLQLINRIKLVPFAIYRIVVAVIIIIVFF
- a CDS encoding PfkB family carbohydrate kinase, whose amino-acid sequence is MNRLEVMMMTLEHQGAISVGDAFIDYLSIDENNDKYDKRLGGASVNAAVHLSRYKMESYYVTKLGYGQDSQFVKEELKKESVKLDYSVHTQAKKLPCVYIHLDRNGDRTFHAYVNETPDDVLTIEDIQKDAFVNRQLFYFGSGTLFHEKAREATVKALKAAEKHGSFISFDANIRLKRWESEEDCRSTIMSLLLNADIIKLSEEELLFLMEETSLEAALEKATKIPVPLIYVTVGKEGAYVIFQGQIEFIRGKVVDAIDTTGAGDAYMAAVLYCIHTYGFPATVKEAVGYGYNGNIMGALVATKAGSLPDIGNYCHIVDELFIKPDKMKTVKSSFK